GGTGCAGCGAGGACAGGCCTAGTATGCCTTGCCGGACTGCAGTTGCAGAGTGGGATGTTGTCGATAGAGCCAGGCGCATGAGCGTCTCACCCAGCGCCACTGGATCGTGGCCGAGAATCGTCAAAGCTTGAGAGGCCGTGCATTGAACTAGTCGTAGTCAGTCCTGGCTCTATCCATGGTTTAACCACATCATACAGTATTGAAGTAACTGATTATCACCGTCACTATACGTCGCCCCGTCAAAAGGCATCGGCACTCGTAAAGCCAGCCGAGCATGCTCTAAGGTATACACTTAGCCACATCCCTTACAATCAAATAAGAAGACTTACTCTTCGACGACATCAGCAGATACTGATGCATCTCAATATCCCAAGACGACGCATTAACATGATACGCCATCGAGGACTGGCGCACCACGCCTCGCCCGCGCACCGGTCGGCCCACCACAGCGCGTCTGGCATCGTTTGCTCTCGGCCAAGAGAGACGGAGGCCATAGCCCTTGCAGCTCCGATCTGCCCGTGTACATTGACTGCATACAGGGACTGCGCGGTCGCAGGAGATGCGCCGGTCTGGTATTTGTCAGCAGTGGATGGGGCCGGATCTGGAGATGCTGGCAATGTACCTCTACAAGTCCCACAGCTTCGTTTCATATTATCCGGTTCTGGAATATACAAGTAGTTAACCGGTAAGGTAGATGTATGTAGGTCGCACAAAGTTGccctggatggagatgacggGGGTTGGGTGGTGATAAGTAAATGCTGGGGTTTCAGCTACAAGATCAGCCCTAGTAATCGGATGCTGGGACGAGTAAGCCACCACCAGAATATCGTCCAATGAAAGTTCCACAATGATTAAGCTTAACTTTGCAGGGGATAGCTCGTACTCCATAACAGCTTGGCGGCAACTTTTTGCGGCGCTAAATCTGGTGGATTCAGTGGATTGAGATGGATTGAGATGGACCCTCAGAGAGGCGTTTTCGAAGTATACGAGACTAACATGGATTTCAAATACAGAGTATAATGCCTCGCTTTGAAATTAAGACATCAGAGAAGACCAGGGACTCGGGTATAAATATGTCTATACTTCACGTCTACTCTGCCTTCATCTCAGCAGAACCAACTACAGACAATAACCCTACAAATCTACATTCAAAATGCCATCCTACGTCATCTCCGGAGCCTCAAGAGGCATTGGTGTATGTACTCTATCAAATTCTTCAAGATAAACACTGACAGTTGTAGTGGGGGTTCCTGAGCCAGCTATCTAGCTCTCCATCCAACACCGTCATCGGCCTCGTCCGCAGCAAACCTGCAACCGATCAAAGGGTCGCAGAGGAGCTAGACGGTCGCTCTAACGTGCATATCCTCCAAGCAGACATCACCGACTATGCCGCACTCCAGGAGGCAGCCGCTGCCACTGCGAAGATTACCGGCGGTGGCCTTGACTACCTCATCGGTAATGCCGGTCTTGTCGTGCAAGAGCTGGACCCTATCGGTGTCATGTACGTGCCATAATAGAGGTTTACTACTAtgtggaagaagcaaaaaaTAACAAAACTTAGGGACGAAAACCCCTCAGAATTCGAaaagaccctcctcgacagctTCAAGACGAACTGCATCGGAAACATCCACCTGTTCAGCACCTTCACCCCGTTGATCCTCAAGGGGACTGTCAAGAAAgtcatttccatttccagcGGACTGGCAGCCACAGAATTCGCCATTAAATGGGACTTCGCAATAAGCCCTGCGTATGCAATCAGCAAAGCGGCCCAGAACATGGCGACGGCCAAGTTCAGCATGCAGTACGCTAAACAGGGGGTGCTGTTTATGAATATCTGTCCAGGGCTGGTTGACACGGGGCATACTACTGATTGTATGTTATATCTATACAAACTATTCTGCAGTTGATGCTGACGGTTTCAGTGACGGATGAAGAGCAGGCCAAGATTGCGCCGATGGTACAGGCATTCCAGCAGTTTGTCGGTCCTTCTTTCCAGGGTCCTAGGCCTGTGGAGGATACGGTTCTGGATATCCTTGCTGTGATTGAGAAGTCGAGTGTTGagaatggggatggggggACTTTTGTCTCTCATAAGGGCGATACTGAGCACTG
Above is a window of Aspergillus puulaauensis MK2 DNA, chromosome 2, nearly complete sequence DNA encoding:
- a CDS encoding uncharacterized protein (COG:Q;~EggNog:ENOG410PICS;~InterPro:IPR036291,IPR002347;~PFAM:PF00106,PF13561;~go_process: GO:0055114 - oxidation-reduction process [Evidence IEA]); this translates as MPSYVISGASRGIGWGFLSQLSSSPSNTVIGLVRSKPATDQRVAEELDGRSNVHILQADITDYAALQEAAAATAKITGGGLDYLIGNAGLVVQELDPIGVMDENPSEFEKTLLDSFKTNCIGNIHLFSTFTPLILKGTVKKVISISSGLAATEFAIKWDFAISPAYAISKAAQNMATAKFSMQYAKQGVLFMNICPGLVDTGHTTDLTDEEQAKIAPMVQAFQQFVGPSFQGPRPVEDTVLDILAVIEKSSVENGDGGTFVSHKGDTEHWVS